In a genomic window of Melitaea cinxia chromosome 25, ilMelCinx1.1, whole genome shotgun sequence:
- the LOC123666101 gene encoding protein unc-13 homolog C-like, whose translation METVKESIAALSDSVNTKLNDFQRDLDKVSSNSPLTTASLAAEFMSFKSFIFSALNALQRQVELLGGEIDRLETRKRRKMLLLHGVPEEKAENTSAIVTALAADHLNLANFSSSSIKASYRLGRSLDQKPRPIVVKFTDTAVRDKVWFAKTKLKGTGYTQSEFLTRTRHQVFMEARQRFGISNCWTREGCIHIVTTDGERHKVETLSDLRSISNTQKSPIPEKSEAPKPAEHKQLALSRTKRTAKHK comes from the coding sequence ATGGAAACAGTGAAGGAATCAATTGCTGCTCTCTCAGATTCGGTGAATACCAAATTGAATGATTTCCAGCGAGACTTAGATAAAGTCAGTTCTAACTCCCCACTAACAACAGCGTCATTGGCTGCAGAGTTCATGTCGTTTAagtcatttattttttctgCCTTAAATGCATTACAACGCCAGGTCGAATTACTGGGCGGTGAGATTGACCGCCTAGAGACCAGGAAAAGGCGTAAGATGTTGCTTCTGCATGGAGTGCCTGAGGAAAAAGCTGAAAACACCTCTGCGATAGTTACAGCCCTTGCTGCGGATCATCTTAATCTCGCTAATTTTTCAAGCAGTAGTATCAAGGCTTCTTACCGCCTAGGCCGCTCTTTAGACCAAAAGCCTAGACCAATAGTGGTTAAATTCACCGATACTGCTGTCCGCGATAAGGTTTGGTTCGCAAAAACTAAACTTAAGGGTACAGGATATACGCAATCCGAGTTTTTAACAAGGACTCGCCATCAGGTATTTATGGAGGCGAGGCAACGTTTTGGCATCAGTAACTGCTGGACGCGTGAAGGCTGTATCCACATTGTGACAACGGATGGTGAACGCCATAAGGTGGAGACATTGTCAGACCTTAGGAGTATCTCAAATACTCAGAAATCCCCAATACCTGAGAAAAGTGAAGCCCCCAAGCCTGCTGAACATAAGCAACTGGCGCTTTCGCGCACAAAGAGAACCGCTAAACATAAGTAG